A portion of the Pseudoxanthomonas sp. JBR18 genome contains these proteins:
- a CDS encoding DNA ligase, with protein MRVLSGMLLVLCLGGPVFEAGGATPPRLMLATAYHGHAEVQAYLVSEKLDGVRGRWDGQVLWTRGGERIHAPAWFTRGWPTTPLDGELWIGHGRFDEASALVRTDDPDDPRWQAMHFMVFDLPGDSAAFASRVSHLQALIGAAGNPQLRMIEQRRVTSAAALDAWLQQVVDAGGEGLMLHRRDAHYVAGRSDALLKYKPFDDAEARVVGYAPGQGKFAGLLGALLVETADGRRFRLGSGFSDAERTTPPPVGTWVTYRYNGLTSRGLPRFARFLRVRDVLPPPDPVR; from the coding sequence ATGCGCGTGTTGTCGGGAATGTTGCTGGTGCTGTGCCTGGGTGGCCCGGTCTTCGAGGCCGGCGGCGCTACCCCGCCCCGGCTGATGCTGGCCACCGCTTACCACGGCCATGCCGAGGTCCAGGCGTATCTGGTCAGCGAGAAGCTCGATGGCGTGCGCGGGCGCTGGGACGGGCAGGTGCTGTGGACGCGGGGCGGCGAACGCATCCACGCCCCGGCCTGGTTTACCCGGGGCTGGCCGACGACGCCACTGGATGGCGAGCTGTGGATCGGCCATGGCCGCTTCGATGAGGCCAGTGCGCTGGTGCGCACCGATGATCCAGACGATCCGCGCTGGCAGGCTATGCATTTCATGGTCTTCGACCTGCCGGGCGACAGCGCGGCGTTCGCCTCGCGCGTCTCGCACCTGCAGGCCCTGATCGGGGCTGCCGGCAATCCGCAGCTGCGGATGATCGAGCAGCGCCGGGTGACCAGTGCCGCTGCCCTCGATGCATGGCTGCAGCAGGTGGTGGACGCGGGTGGCGAGGGTCTGATGTTGCACCGGCGCGACGCGCACTATGTCGCCGGCCGCAGCGATGCCTTGCTCAAGTACAAACCCTTCGACGATGCCGAGGCCAGGGTGGTCGGCTACGCCCCGGGTCAGGGCAAGTTCGCCGGGCTGCTCGGTGCGCTGCTGGTCGAAACCGCGGACGGGCGCCGCTTCCGCCTCGGCAGCGGATTCAGCGATGCCGAGCGGACCACGCCGCCGCCGGTGGGCACCTGGGTGACCTATCGCTACAACGGGCTGACCTCCAGGGGGCTTCCGCGTTTCGCGCGATTCCTGCGGGTGCGCGATGTCTTGCCGCCTCCCGATCCGGTGCGTTGA
- a CDS encoding TetR/AcrR family transcriptional regulator: MSAPPSPPPAPARLTDRKRQAIVQAAIDAFRAHGFEATSMDRIAALAGVSKRTVYNHFASKDALFDEIMLRLWQQAAAAVDVAYAAHAPLRPQLLALMQQKLRMLEDEHFFGLARVAIAEAIHAPERARDMVARLGDKEVGLARWIAAAMADGRLKPGDARFAAQQMEGLVKGFAFWPQLTMGQPALSRAQQEQVASSAVDLFLSHYASDADR; encoded by the coding sequence ATGTCTGCCCCGCCGTCCCCGCCGCCAGCACCTGCCCGCCTGACCGATCGCAAACGCCAGGCCATCGTCCAGGCCGCGATCGATGCCTTCCGCGCGCACGGGTTCGAGGCCACCAGCATGGACCGCATCGCCGCCCTGGCCGGCGTGTCCAAACGCACCGTCTACAACCACTTTGCGAGCAAGGACGCGCTGTTCGACGAGATCATGCTGCGGCTGTGGCAACAGGCGGCGGCCGCCGTCGATGTCGCGTATGCGGCGCACGCTCCCCTGCGGCCGCAGCTGCTGGCGCTGATGCAGCAGAAGTTGCGCATGCTGGAGGATGAGCACTTCTTCGGACTGGCCCGGGTCGCGATCGCCGAGGCGATCCATGCGCCGGAGCGCGCACGCGACATGGTCGCGCGGCTGGGCGACAAGGAAGTGGGCCTGGCCCGCTGGATCGCCGCAGCGATGGCCGACGGCCGCCTCAAGCCGGGCGATGCGCGCTTCGCCGCGCAGCAGATGGAAGGGCTGGTGAAGGGTTTCGCGTTCTGGCCGCAGCTGACCATGGGCCAGCCGGCCCTGAGCCGCGCACAGCAGGAACAGGTCGCCTCATCGGCGGTGGACCTGTTCCTGTCCCACTACGCCAGCGACGCTGACCGCTGA
- a CDS encoding glutaredoxin: protein MAPRSASLYRMVMDKHVCPWGLKARWLLRREGYRVDDHWLRTREQTDAFKAEHGVETTPQTFIDGLRIGGYDDLRRWLGKPVKDPEATSYRPVIALFGMAAAMALALGWLIEGAPWQVGTLGRFIALAMCLLAVQKLQDVDGFATMFLGYDLLARRWVPYAYLFPFLEALAGVLMLAQAGTWLAAPVAIFIGGIGSVSVFYAVYVQKREIKCACVGGGSRVPLGFVSLTEDLMMVAMGLWMALA, encoded by the coding sequence ATGGCTCCAAGATCCGCTTCGCTGTATCGCATGGTGATGGACAAGCACGTCTGCCCCTGGGGCTTGAAGGCGCGTTGGTTGCTCAGGCGCGAGGGTTATCGTGTCGATGATCACTGGCTGCGCACGCGCGAGCAGACCGACGCTTTCAAGGCCGAGCACGGGGTCGAGACCACGCCACAGACCTTCATCGACGGACTGCGCATTGGCGGCTACGACGACCTGCGCCGATGGCTGGGCAAGCCGGTCAAGGATCCGGAGGCGACCAGCTACCGGCCGGTCATCGCGCTCTTCGGCATGGCCGCGGCGATGGCGCTGGCCCTGGGCTGGCTGATCGAGGGCGCGCCCTGGCAGGTCGGCACCCTGGGACGCTTCATCGCGCTGGCCATGTGCCTGCTGGCGGTACAGAAGCTGCAGGACGTCGACGGCTTCGCGACGATGTTCCTCGGATACGACCTGTTGGCGCGGCGTTGGGTGCCTTACGCGTATCTGTTCCCGTTCCTCGAAGCGCTGGCAGGGGTGCTGATGCTGGCGCAGGCGGGCACCTGGCTGGCGGCGCCGGTGGCGATCTTCATCGGGGGGATCGGTTCGGTCTCGGTGTTCTACGCCGTTTATGTGCAGAAGCGCGAGATCAAGTGCGCCTGCGTCGGCGGCGGCTCACGCGTGCCGCTGGGCTTCGTCTCGCTGACCGAAGACCTGATGATGGTCGCCATGGGACTGTGGATGGCGCTGGCATGA
- a CDS encoding MBL fold metallo-hydrolase, whose amino-acid sequence MQTRTLRATAPKPDYAHSPQHQAGRFRNKVPTPPTGLGKSLRLMWTFLFNKPRNTVPDVPLEVRPLTRADLLAAPDRSLFRLGHSTVLLKLKGSFWITDPVFAERASPVQWFGPKRFHAPPIALEDLPPLKGVLLSHNHYDHLDRATVRALAATTEHFIAPLGVGDTLVDWGVPAHKVQQLDWWQSAQVDGVRFTAAPSQHFSGRGLRDANATLWASWAIVDDDLRVFFSGDSGYFDGFKEIGERLGPFDLTLMETGAYDPQWPHVHMQPEQSLQAHLDVRGRWMLPIHNGTFDLALHPWFEPFERISALAAERGVPLATPVIGERLDLGQPHPGDAWWREAAVAG is encoded by the coding sequence ATGCAGACCCGTACGCTGCGCGCCACCGCCCCGAAGCCCGATTACGCGCACTCCCCACAGCATCAGGCAGGCCGGTTCCGCAACAAGGTGCCCACGCCACCGACCGGGTTGGGCAAGAGCCTGCGGCTGATGTGGACCTTCCTGTTCAACAAGCCGCGCAACACCGTCCCCGATGTCCCGCTGGAGGTCCGGCCGCTGACCCGGGCAGACTTGCTCGCCGCGCCGGATCGCAGTCTGTTCCGCCTCGGCCACTCCACGGTGCTGCTCAAGTTGAAGGGGAGTTTCTGGATCACCGACCCGGTCTTCGCCGAGCGCGCCTCGCCAGTGCAGTGGTTCGGGCCGAAACGCTTTCATGCCCCGCCGATCGCGCTGGAAGATCTGCCGCCGCTCAAGGGCGTGCTGCTCTCGCACAACCATTACGACCATCTGGACCGCGCCACCGTGCGCGCGCTGGCGGCAACCACCGAACACTTCATCGCGCCGCTGGGCGTGGGCGATACCCTGGTGGATTGGGGCGTGCCGGCGCACAAGGTGCAGCAGCTGGACTGGTGGCAATCCGCCCAGGTCGACGGGGTGCGCTTCACTGCCGCGCCCTCACAGCATTTCAGCGGCCGCGGCCTGCGCGACGCCAATGCCACGCTGTGGGCGTCGTGGGCGATCGTGGACGATGACCTGCGGGTGTTCTTCAGTGGCGACTCGGGATATTTCGACGGTTTCAAGGAGATCGGCGAACGGCTCGGGCCGTTCGACCTGACCCTGATGGAAACCGGCGCCTACGACCCGCAGTGGCCGCACGTGCACATGCAGCCCGAGCAGAGCCTGCAGGCGCACCTGGACGTGCGCGGCCGCTGGATGCTGCCGATCCACAACGGCACCTTCGACCTGGCCCTGCACCCGTGGTTCGAGCCGTTCGAGCGCATCAGCGCCCTGGCCGCCGAACGCGGCGTGCCCCTGGCCACGCCAGTGATCGGCGAGCGGTTGGACCTGGGGCAGCCGCATCCCGGTGATGCCTGGTGGCGCGAAGCCGCCGTCGCCGGCTGA